The Sedimentibacter sp. zth1 DNA segment AAATTGGTCAAAAGGCAGCATTCAACAAGCTAAGATCCTTAAAGAACCAGAATTTAAGTATAATTATTTGCCGTTGTTGGATAAAATAAAGATACCTTCATTATTAGTTCTTGGTGAATACGACCCTATAAGTTGTAAAAAACATCAAAAAATATTTTTAGAAAAAGCATATAAAGCAGAAATTCTTGAAATTAAAAACTGCGGACACATGCCATATTCATACAATCCTGATGAATTTGTAGATGGTGTATGCAAATACCTACTATAAACAATAAAAAATTCAAGCTACGTTATAGCTTGAATTTTTTAAATTAACTTAAAATCTTTAAATAATATAAAATGTTCACCATATTTAATCATATAACCAAAACTAAACGTTATATCAATTACCAAAATTATTAAAATTAAGCTAGTAATTTTTTTTAAGCTTATATATGATATAGTATCAACTTTTTCTTTTAATTTAGGATACACAAATGTCATAAACAATGTAGCCATAAGACCCCAATAAATAGAAAATCTAGGTGTTACAAATCCAAACAAATTGTATTTCATATTAGTATAATCCCATAATCTTACACCACAATATTTTTCTATAATTAAACCAATAATTAACTCAATTAATGTTGTTAAAATTGTTGCACAAATAAAATATAATACATAAGTTATGATTTGTGATATATAATACTTAAATTTCGTTTTATTGCTATTTATTTTACAAGATAAGCTATTCCAATATGATGTTTCGGGTGTTTTTAAAATCAATTTAATAATCACAAAAGCCACGCCGTATATAGGGCAAATTGGCATAACCAACAATCCTCTATCTGTAAAACCAACATAGGTTACCCCATATAAAGTTTCAACAATCCATCCTAACATGGAAGTCGCAAAAAACAACAAAAACAGCTTGCAAATTCTAATACTCATTGATTCTTCTATACAACTATCATATATATGACTTTCCT contains these protein-coding regions:
- a CDS encoding putative ABC transporter permease — protein: MFVKSEDKESHIYDSCIEESMSIRICKLFLLFFATSMLGWIVETLYGVTYVGFTDRGLLVMPICPIYGVAFVIIKLILKTPETSYWNSLSCKINSNKTKFKYYISQIITYVLYFICATILTTLIELIIGLIIEKYCGVRLWDYTNMKYNLFGFVTPRFSIYWGLMATLFMTFVYPKLKEKVDTISYISLKKITSLILIILVIDITFSFGYMIKYGEHFILFKDFKLI